The DNA sequence CTGAATGAGAGAACCATGATCAGGAATGTTTCTCTTTAAGTTATCTATAGACATGAAACGAATCATATCGTCAACTTCTTGAAAGATAAAGAAAGGAGTTCAGATGAGTAGAGAAAAAATGGTTACTATTTTAGGTTTTGCGGGAAGCTTACGGAAAGAATCTTACAATAAATCGATCTTACAAGCTGCCCTGGAGCTTCTTCCGGAAGATGCCAAACTTGAAATCTTCGATCTTGAAGGAATTCCCCTATTTAGTCAGGACTTGGAAAATCAATTCCCGGATAAGGTTAAGCAATTCAAGGCAAAAATCAGGGCTGCCGATGCTATTCTTATTGCTTCTCCGGAATATAATTACTCAATACCAGGCGTCCTGAAAAACGCAATTGACTGCGCTTCCAGGCCATACGGAGATAATGCCTTCGATGGTAAACCGGTAGCGGTAATGGGTGCTTCTATCGGAATGACGGGAACGGCAAGGGCACAATATCATCTCAGGCAGAGCTTCGTTTTCCTCAACATGCATCCCATAAATCAGCCGGAGGTTATGGTCCCGTTTGCTCATGAAAAAATTGACAAAAACGGAAAGGTGACCGATCAAAAAACAAGGGAAAAAATTAAGGAGCTCATTGAAAGTCTGGTCGCCTGGACGAAAAGACTTAAACAGAGTTGATTAAGAAATCCAACTATAGATAACTTACCAGAAAACACCCTTGGTCATTGCAGGGCAAGGCTAAAAGCCTTGCCCTACACGTAAATGGAGATGTAGGACAAGTTCTCAATGGTGGATTCAACGCAAAAAATAGCGCCTTAATTCACCCTACTCATTATAGAATTACTGGTAGGATGGATTCAGCGGAGCGAATCCACCATAGCATCTTTTCAGACAGCCTCTAAGGTTGCTTCTGTGAAAATCGATAAGATACTTTATCAAATGGTTTCAGGGACCATTCGGTTCTTGTGGGATGTACTCATTAATAACATTACTATTTAAGGAGGCATTACTATGGAAAATAAAATTACATGGGAATCGCAGATGGATGCTGCTCTATCAAAAGCACGGTCTGAGAGAAAGCCGGTATTACTCGATTTTTTTAATCCGGGCTGAATCGGCTGTCAGCAGATGGATACGGTCTCGTATCCTGAGAAAAAAGTTAATGAATTCATTACCACTTCTTTAATTCCACTGCGTGTACGCTCTGATACTCAACCTATTGCTACTAATTTTAACTTGAAATGGACCCCAACCCTTATTGTCCTTGATACAGAAGGTAAGGAACATCACAGGTCAATAGGTTTTCTTTCTCCCGAAGAGCTAATTCCTTCATTACTACTGGGAATAGCAAAGGTACATTTTGATTTGAATGAATTTAAGGAAGCACTTTCAAAATTGGAAAAGGTTTTATCTGATTTCCCTGAAAGTAGTTCAGCGCCGGAAGCAATGTATTTAAGAGGTGTGTGTTTATACAAAAGCACAAATAACCCAAAGGGACTCAAGGATGCCTACGAACAACTCCAAAGCAAGTATCCTGAGAGCGAGTGGACAAAGCGGGCATATCCCTATCGGCTTCTGTAGTTGTGTACCCTGCAAATTCAAATTATGCTGCCTTTAGCAGTAGAGGCAGGTTTAAAACTTGCCCCTACTCATAAAACAGAGGATGTAGGGCGAGGCTTTAGCCTTGCAAAGGGCGCAAACCTAAAGGTTTGCCCTACAGAATTGAATTTCCTAACGCCACTTTTAAGAAACACCAACAGCCCTAAACCAACCGTAAAGGAGTTACCTATGAATACAAAATATACTTACCGTCGTCTCTCTAAGGACAACGCTGCCGTTCTCCTTATTGACCATCAATCCGGCCTTGTCAACCTTGTGCAGGACTATTCGCCGAACGAATTCAGGAACAACATCCTCGCTCTGGCTGACCTTGCCAAATACTTCAAGCTGCCGACCATCCTGACGACCAGCTTTGAAGAAGGTCCCAACGGTCCAATCGTGCCGGAAATTAAGGAAATTCACCCGGAAGCTACCTACATTCCACGTCCTGGCCAGATTAATGCCTGGGACAACGAAGACTTCGTGAAGGCTATCAAGACCACTGGACGCAAACAGTTGCTCATAGCCGGTGTCCTGACTGAGGTTTGTGTGGCCTTCCCAGCACTTTCTGCACTAGAGGAAGGCTTCGAGGTCTTCGTTGTTACTGATGCTTCCGGAACCTTCAACGAGGCCACGCGCTACGCCGCTTGGACGCGTATGGCGGCTGCAGGCGTTCAGTTAATGAACTGGATGGCTGTTGCCAGCGAATTGCATCGTGACTGGCGAAAAGACATCGAGGGGTTGGGCAAACTGTTATCCAGCCATCTGCCTGCTTACAGAAACCTGATTACAAGCTACTCGGCAAAAAGACCTGTGACCTAACCATATGATGCAATGTCCAAGTGATGGATTCAGCAGAGCGAATCCATCATAGCATCTTTTCAGGCAGTCTCTAATCGACCCCGCACATCACAACCCCTGTTAGCAGCTTAATGCATATGAGACTTCACCATATATGCATTAAGCTATGAATGGATAGAAGCGAAAACACCTGGACTTTCCCTTGAGGAAGAAAGGATCAAGGGGTATGTAAACGGTGGAGAATAACAAACCACCCATAATCCCCCTTGATTCCCCTTTAAAAAGCTTATCCTTACCCACAAGTTAGGTAGGGAGCGAAGGTAGAAGCAAGGTAAACCACGAAGTACACGAAGAAAGAAGAACGTAGAGAAGCAAGATTTTGCGAAAGATATAGAGACGCAAGATTTTGCGCTTTTACAATTGAGGTAGGGGTGTGTTGCTTCGCCTCAAGAAGGGATCGATCATAAAAAGAATTTATTGAGATTTGGAACTCTCTTATTCTTCGTGTACTTCGTGCTCTTTGTGGTGGTATTTAAAGATGTGGGTAAGGACAAGTTTAAAAAAGGGGGAAATGGTGAATGTTTTAGAAAAAGGTGAAAAAGAGGAAGTCCCCCTTTAGGAACTTATCCTTACCCACAAACCAGACTGTCCTGGGCAGCAGCTCATAAAAAAACAGCATGACGATAGGGGTAGGGAAACTTCCACCTCCCCTCCCTCCGAACCGTACAGGCGGATCTCCCGCATACGGCTCTCCGGTCAATGAGTTCCCCATCGGGATTGACAGGGACGCAGTTAGAGTTGGTTACAAGGTGAAAAGCGTTTTCCCTGAAGAGGTCTCTCACCTCTCTGACAGCGCACACCCTCAGGCGCACTAGTACACTGTCAACTTAATTTATTATAATAGACTCTCTCGTGTTTGTCATTGCGAGGGTATTTTCCCGAAGCAATCTCTTTTGAAATATCCAGGG is a window from the Candidatus Jettenia sp. genome containing:
- a CDS encoding hydrolase, whose product is MNTKYTYRRLSKDNAAVLLIDHQSGLVNLVQDYSPNEFRNNILALADLAKYFKLPTILTTSFEEGPNGPIVPEIKEIHPEATYIPRPGQINAWDNEDFVKAIKTTGRKQLLIAGVLTEVCVAFPALSALEEGFEVFVVTDASGTFNEATRYAAWTRMAAAGVQLMNWMAVASELHRDWRKDIEGLGKLLSSHLPAYRNLITSYSAKRPVT
- a CDS encoding NAD(P)H-dependent oxidoreductase encodes the protein MSREKMVTILGFAGSLRKESYNKSILQAALELLPEDAKLEIFDLEGIPLFSQDLENQFPDKVKQFKAKIRAADAILIASPEYNYSIPGVLKNAIDCASRPYGDNAFDGKPVAVMGASIGMTGTARAQYHLRQSFVFLNMHPINQPEVMVPFAHEKIDKNGKVTDQKTREKIKELIESLVAWTKRLKQS
- a CDS encoding tetratricopeptide repeat protein; the protein is MDTVSYPEKKVNEFITTSLIPLRVRSDTQPIATNFNLKWTPTLIVLDTEGKEHHRSIGFLSPEELIPSLLLGIAKVHFDLNEFKEALSKLEKVLSDFPESSSAPEAMYLRGVCLYKSTNNPKGLKDAYEQLQSKYPESEWTKRAYPYRLL
- a CDS encoding thioredoxin family protein — encoded protein: MENKITWESQMDAALSKARSERKPVLLDFFNPG